A window of the candidate division KSB1 bacterium genome harbors these coding sequences:
- a CDS encoding photosystem II reaction center PsbP family protein → MKRTMLVPVGLLLVGLAVVVALSFYLRTFEKQAKLIREQIPPVPDEPVVTVAGQYFFDTIDRFSFKMPGDGWQVHVLVRPDTLPPEIPTRAMLKNMVPLAVLDRVAGSDTMAKATVGVMRQTVMRNAEDSATQMLGELISQCERGPARLRLLKEVTTAGTGVHAAAYFMVVLPPEAQEPLPVWVCSVTVREGLSIIFLAQTTEARYPEVRADFEKIVESFRWL, encoded by the coding sequence ATGAAGCGGACGATGCTTGTACCCGTGGGGCTGCTTCTCGTCGGGCTTGCCGTGGTGGTGGCATTGAGTTTCTACCTCCGCACGTTCGAGAAGCAGGCTAAATTGATCCGCGAACAGATACCGCCGGTTCCGGATGAGCCGGTGGTCACGGTGGCGGGACAGTACTTTTTTGATACCATCGACAGATTTAGCTTCAAAATGCCGGGCGATGGGTGGCAGGTGCACGTGCTCGTGCGGCCCGATACTCTCCCTCCGGAGATACCGACGCGCGCAATGCTCAAGAACATGGTGCCTCTTGCAGTGCTCGATCGCGTTGCTGGATCGGATACGATGGCCAAGGCGACTGTCGGGGTCATGAGGCAGACCGTGATGCGCAACGCCGAGGACAGCGCAACCCAGATGTTGGGGGAGCTCATAAGTCAATGCGAGCGGGGGCCTGCGCGCCTGCGCTTGCTCAAGGAGGTGACCACCGCTGGCACGGGCGTTCACGCGGCGGCCTACTTCATGGTCGTTTTGCCGCCGGAGGCACAGGAGCCCCTACCGGTGTGGGTCTGCAGCGTCACAGTGCGTGAGGGCTTGAGCATCATCTTTCTGGCGCAGACTACCGAGGCGCGCTACCCGGAGGTGCGGGCCGATTTCGAGAAGATTGTGGAGAGCTTCCGCTGGTTGTGA
- a CDS encoding MATE family efflux transporter yields the protein MGRQLRNGDGAPLHTANPVLWRRWSAPGGYAELVRVGVPLILSTGFWSIQQFVDRMFLSWYSPEAVAAASPAGLVAWTIASVFVGTAAYVDTFVAQYYGARQYGRIGPAVWQGVYLTGIAAVAGVGAFLVAEPLFALTGHPPGVLALEVRYYRVLSLGMFAPVLGSALSSFFSGRGDTWVVMWASAIATLTNVVLDYALIFGKWGMPELGITGAALATVASGLVAVAVYAVLFLGQQHDGEFRTRRGWRPEGELFKRLLRFGLPSGMHFFLDILGFTAFVIIAGRLGTAELAATNIAFNINSLAFMPLYGIGIAVSILVGQWIGADRPDLAEKSTWSGFHLSAAYMTLFAFGYLVFPRVFLRPFAAQADAAQMARVFATAVVLLRFVAAYSLFDAMNVIFGSAIKGAGDTRFVALVNVALSWAVMVIPSYVAVSVFGKGLLTMWGAATLYIMLVGLTFLLRFLRGKWKSMRVIEVPRTGVLRVPEGCHAPEGLLGALPAGTTEEGREGLPRVAGSNGSGN from the coding sequence GTGGGGCGGCAGTTGCGCAACGGTGACGGCGCGCCCTTGCATACCGCCAATCCGGTTCTGTGGCGCCGCTGGAGCGCTCCGGGCGGCTACGCGGAGCTCGTGCGCGTGGGGGTGCCGCTCATCCTCAGCACGGGTTTCTGGAGCATTCAGCAGTTTGTTGACCGCATGTTTCTCTCCTGGTACTCGCCGGAGGCAGTTGCTGCCGCCTCGCCCGCTGGCCTTGTCGCTTGGACCATTGCCAGTGTCTTTGTGGGCACTGCCGCCTACGTGGACACTTTCGTGGCCCAGTACTACGGCGCCCGCCAATATGGTCGTATCGGCCCAGCGGTATGGCAAGGGGTGTACCTGACGGGGATAGCTGCGGTGGCAGGGGTAGGCGCTTTCCTCGTCGCAGAGCCACTTTTTGCCTTGACCGGACACCCGCCTGGCGTGCTTGCTCTGGAAGTGCGCTACTATCGAGTGTTGTCGCTGGGCATGTTCGCTCCGGTACTGGGCTCTGCTCTGTCAAGCTTCTTCAGCGGCAGGGGCGACACCTGGGTCGTCATGTGGGCGAGCGCCATCGCTACTCTCACCAACGTCGTGCTGGACTATGCGTTGATCTTTGGCAAATGGGGCATGCCCGAGTTGGGGATCACCGGCGCGGCTCTGGCCACGGTCGCCTCAGGATTGGTGGCGGTGGCAGTCTACGCCGTGCTTTTCCTTGGCCAGCAGCACGACGGGGAGTTCCGTACCAGGAGAGGGTGGCGCCCGGAGGGAGAGTTGTTCAAGAGGCTGTTGCGCTTTGGCCTGCCCAGTGGCATGCACTTCTTCTTGGATATCCTTGGCTTCACCGCTTTTGTCATCATTGCCGGCCGGCTGGGTACTGCGGAACTGGCTGCCACCAACATCGCCTTCAATATCAACTCGCTGGCCTTTATGCCGCTCTATGGCATCGGCATTGCCGTGTCCATCCTGGTCGGACAGTGGATCGGAGCTGACAGGCCAGACCTTGCCGAAAAGAGCACTTGGTCTGGATTCCACCTAAGTGCTGCCTACATGACGCTGTTTGCCTTCGGGTACCTGGTATTCCCGCGGGTATTTCTGAGGCCGTTCGCCGCCCAGGCCGATGCTGCGCAGATGGCACGGGTGTTTGCCACCGCCGTGGTCCTCCTGCGCTTTGTGGCTGCTTACTCCCTTTTTGACGCCATGAACGTCATCTTCGGCTCGGCGATCAAAGGGGCGGGAGACACGCGCTTTGTGGCACTGGTCAATGTGGCCCTGTCGTGGGCAGTGATGGTCATTCCCAGCTATGTGGCGGTATCCGTGTTCGGCAAAGGTCTGTTGACCATGTGGGGTGCGGCAACTCTCTACATCATGCTGGTTGGCCTCACATTCCTCCTCCGCTTCTTGCGCGGCAAGTGGAAGTCGATGCGGGTAATAGAGGTGCCGAGAACAGGGGTGTTGCGCGTGCCGGAAGGTTGCCACGCCCCAGAAGGTCTACTGGGGGCTTTGCCCGCAGGGACCACCGAGGAAGGAAGGGAGGGATTGCCCCGGGTAGCGGGCTCGAACGGGTCAGGGAACTGA
- a CDS encoding metal-sensitive transcriptional regulator: MQEHKTTHLEELGRLRKIQGQIRGVIKMIEDRRYCIDILTQIAAVQGALQRVQESILERHLRSCVSETVAAGSDAERATKVNEIIELLRKTRR; the protein is encoded by the coding sequence ATGCAGGAGCACAAGACCACTCACCTGGAGGAGCTAGGGCGGCTGCGCAAGATTCAAGGGCAGATCCGCGGCGTGATCAAGATGATCGAAGATCGGCGCTACTGCATCGACATCCTCACCCAGATTGCCGCGGTGCAAGGGGCGCTGCAACGCGTCCAGGAGAGCATCTTGGAGCGACACCTGCGCAGTTGCGTTTCCGAAACCGTCGCGGCGGGTAGCGATGCAGAGCGAGCGACGAAGGTCAATGAGATCATCGAGTTGCTGCGCAAGACTCGGCGCTGA
- a CDS encoding TolC family protein has product MTVSSVVLVLFSLVAALPVKAQHRVTGLDELVALVLQRNPRLQAEQLEAEALSRRAAAAGVLPNPTLGFELKNVGWGRLTVGEEMMSGFGVSVNQGIPFPGELKLHRVAARIEADQQALLQEETRLALVRQAKELYSRLFYYQRSRQLLEKRKSLLEEGARLAEARYAVGQAIQSDLFKAQVEISQTAEMILETEAILEGLRGRVASLFSVPVDSLEVIAGELPVSSLPLDAPELLARAQEKNPRLRRTELQAEKAAVEENLARINFLPDFMIRAGRMFRGRFGDVYEAMVGVEIPLYFWKREKNLLAEAKLRQQGATLQTLDLRNEIAAALHESWVAGKSAEARIALYRQRTIPQAESSLQATLSSYMVGRADFLSLLSDIDALITYQMEYAKSLADLWIAAAQVEELTGAEILTAKK; this is encoded by the coding sequence ATGACAGTATCGTCTGTAGTCCTCGTCCTGTTCAGTTTGGTGGCCGCCCTGCCCGTCAAGGCACAGCACAGAGTGACCGGATTGGACGAATTAGTGGCTCTTGTCCTACAACGCAACCCAAGGCTGCAGGCGGAGCAGTTGGAAGCCGAAGCCTTGAGTAGACGCGCCGCAGCCGCCGGCGTGCTCCCGAATCCGACCCTCGGCTTTGAGCTCAAGAACGTGGGGTGGGGCCGCCTCACCGTGGGCGAGGAGATGATGAGCGGTTTCGGCGTCTCGGTTAACCAGGGGATCCCCTTTCCCGGGGAGCTCAAGCTTCATCGGGTCGCGGCTCGGATCGAAGCAGACCAACAAGCGCTCCTGCAGGAGGAGACAAGGTTAGCTCTCGTGCGTCAAGCCAAAGAGCTATACTCCAGACTCTTCTACTACCAGCGTTCCCGCCAATTACTCGAGAAGAGGAAATCCCTGCTGGAGGAGGGAGCGCGGCTTGCCGAGGCCCGTTACGCTGTGGGCCAGGCGATTCAGTCGGACCTCTTCAAGGCCCAGGTGGAGATCTCCCAAACCGCAGAGATGATCCTCGAGACCGAGGCGATCCTGGAAGGATTGCGGGGGCGCGTGGCATCCCTCTTTTCCGTGCCAGTGGATTCGCTAGAAGTCATAGCTGGCGAGTTGCCGGTATCCTCGCTGCCCCTCGACGCTCCGGAGCTTCTGGCCAGGGCGCAGGAGAAGAATCCGCGCCTGAGGCGGACGGAACTGCAGGCGGAAAAGGCGGCTGTGGAGGAGAACCTCGCACGCATTAACTTTCTTCCCGACTTCATGATACGCGCTGGCAGAATGTTTCGTGGCCGGTTCGGGGATGTGTACGAGGCAATGGTCGGAGTCGAGATCCCCTTGTACTTTTGGAAGCGAGAGAAGAATCTCCTGGCTGAGGCCAAGCTGCGTCAGCAGGGTGCAACGCTCCAGACGCTGGACCTGCGGAATGAAATAGCCGCGGCGCTGCACGAAAGTTGGGTGGCTGGGAAGAGTGCCGAGGCACGCATCGCTCTGTATCGACAGCGGACCATCCCTCAGGCGGAGAGCTCTCTCCAGGCAACCCTTTCCAGTTACATGGTGGGGAGAGCGGATTTCCTCAGCCTCCTATCAGATATCGATGCCCTGATCACCTACCAGATGGAGTATGCCAAGAGCTTGGCGGACCTTTGGATCGCCGCCGCGCAAGTAGAGGAGCTGACCGGGGCGGAAATCCTGACAGCAAAGAAATAA
- a CDS encoding efflux RND transporter periplasmic adaptor subunit: MYSPELVAAQEEYLLALGASGSVPAVREAARRKLLLWDLSEAQILELERSGKPSRVVTLHSPVTGFVVEKSVFQGKHIEAGETLYRLAEISKVWLKAAVYEEDLRLLRTGQPVTAELVGESGSKLQGTIDYIDPYLDGATRTAEVRVRLSNAEGRLVPGMFATVEIATDLGERLVVPEQAVMFSGVRYLVFVHRGNGMLEPREVRPGVRADDFVEVTGDIAPGDQVVTSANFLLDSESKLRLALSRTHSH; the protein is encoded by the coding sequence ATCTATAGCCCCGAGCTTGTAGCCGCACAAGAGGAGTATCTGTTGGCCTTGGGCGCCAGCGGATCGGTACCTGCTGTTCGGGAGGCGGCTCGCCGCAAGCTGCTCCTTTGGGACCTCTCCGAAGCACAGATCCTCGAGCTGGAAAGGAGTGGAAAGCCCTCGCGCGTGGTGACGCTGCATTCCCCGGTGACAGGCTTCGTGGTGGAGAAGAGCGTGTTCCAGGGAAAGCACATTGAGGCGGGTGAAACCCTCTACCGGCTCGCGGAGATCTCGAAGGTCTGGCTCAAGGCAGCGGTCTATGAGGAGGATCTGCGACTTCTGCGGACGGGGCAGCCCGTCACCGCTGAGCTCGTGGGGGAATCGGGGAGCAAGTTGCAAGGCACCATCGACTACATCGATCCTTACCTGGACGGAGCAACCCGAACGGCGGAGGTAAGGGTGAGGCTGTCGAATGCGGAGGGGCGGCTTGTGCCCGGCATGTTCGCCACGGTGGAGATCGCGACGGATCTCGGCGAACGTCTGGTGGTGCCGGAGCAGGCGGTGATGTTTTCGGGAGTACGCTATTTGGTCTTTGTCCATCGGGGGAATGGAATGCTGGAGCCCCGGGAGGTTCGCCCCGGTGTGAGAGCGGACGATTTCGTCGAGGTTACGGGGGACATCGCCCCCGGCGATCAGGTAGTGACCTCGGCGAATTTCCTCCTCGACTCCGAGAGCAAGCTCAGGCTGGCCCTCAGCCGAACCCATTCTCATTGA
- a CDS encoding carbohydrate kinase — MDLSGGRRRRPHRTAAKKKFIVGIGEVLWDLYPDGKFPGGAPANFAYHVHHLGQEACIVSRVGRDELGDELAERLSMAGLDAGYLQRDAARPTGTVKISLDRQGMPKFQCTEDVAFDYLEPAPLWQSLYAKVDAVLFGTLAQRREGSRNAIREFLAQVPSALRIYDVNIRGWNDITRQLVVDSLRLANALKLNQEEHDLLRDVFHFQEDQPAAFLRFLVKEFDLRLVALTLGSEGCVLIDQAEVVYEPGFRVEVVDTTGAGDAFAAALVVMFLEGMPLREVARFANALGALVASRKGATPGWNLTELRRLISSTSTRVWSETYQQFG, encoded by the coding sequence ATGGATTTGTCAGGGGGTAGGAGGCGCAGGCCACACCGTACAGCAGCCAAAAAGAAGTTCATCGTAGGCATCGGCGAAGTGCTATGGGATCTCTATCCAGACGGGAAATTCCCAGGGGGAGCCCCCGCCAACTTTGCCTACCATGTGCACCACCTCGGACAAGAGGCGTGCATCGTCAGTCGCGTGGGGCGCGATGAGCTGGGCGACGAGCTCGCCGAGCGCTTGAGCATGGCGGGGCTGGATGCCGGGTATCTCCAACGCGACGCAGCACGGCCCACCGGGACTGTCAAGATAAGCCTTGACCGCCAGGGAATGCCCAAGTTCCAGTGCACCGAGGACGTGGCCTTCGATTACCTGGAGCCCGCCCCGCTATGGCAGTCCTTGTACGCAAAGGTCGACGCGGTGCTGTTCGGCACCTTGGCGCAGCGCCGAGAAGGCAGTAGAAATGCAATCAGAGAGTTTCTTGCTCAGGTGCCTTCTGCCCTGCGCATCTACGATGTGAATATCCGCGGCTGGAACGACATCACCCGCCAGTTAGTCGTGGACTCGTTGCGACTGGCAAATGCCCTCAAGCTCAACCAGGAGGAGCACGACTTGCTCCGGGATGTCTTCCACTTCCAGGAAGACCAACCCGCCGCGTTTCTGCGGTTTCTGGTGAAGGAGTTCGACCTGCGCCTCGTGGCCCTCACCTTGGGCAGCGAGGGCTGCGTGCTTATCGACCAAGCGGAGGTCGTCTACGAGCCTGGCTTCCGCGTGGAAGTGGTCGACACCACCGGCGCAGGCGATGCTTTTGCCGCCGCACTCGTGGTCATGTTTCTGGAAGGCATGCCGCTTCGCGAAGTGGCACGGTTCGCCAACGCCCTGGGGGCGCTTGTGGCTTCGCGCAAGGGGGCAACGCCAGGGTGGAACCTCACGGAGTTGCGTCGCCTGATCAGCTCCACCAGCACAAGAGTGTGGTCGGAGACGTATCAGCAGTTCGGGTAG
- a CDS encoding zinc ribbon domain-containing protein, which yields MPIYEYQCRLCGHVFDVLQRVGESGEHLRCPRCGADKATRIFSPFAQSGKESVSSAGSCAPRGGFS from the coding sequence GTGCCCATCTACGAATACCAATGTCGACTCTGTGGTCATGTGTTTGACGTGCTTCAGAGAGTAGGCGAGAGTGGCGAACATCTGCGCTGTCCACGCTGTGGTGCGGACAAAGCGACGCGCATCTTTTCCCCATTTGCCCAGAGCGGCAAGGAATCGGTAAGCAGCGCAGGCAGCTGTGCTCCTCGGGGCGGATTTTCCTGA
- a CDS encoding efflux RND transporter periplasmic adaptor subunit, producing the protein MLGIAFATLCLALFWISCGSKEQGAQKAAEEGHAGHEMPGEQVPQRQHEQKAPAQTPTAPKEQKTTYHCPMHPEYTSDKPGNSPICGMNLVPVKTEEPKATPHSVGTLHIPEETLRAVGVTFGVAERRRLHKQIRAVARITYDETRLKEISTKFSGWVESLYADFTGKVVRAGEPLFFHL; encoded by the coding sequence TTGCTAGGGATCGCCTTCGCGACCCTGTGCCTTGCGCTGTTTTGGATCTCCTGCGGGAGTAAGGAGCAAGGCGCGCAAAAGGCGGCGGAGGAGGGACATGCCGGTCATGAGATGCCTGGCGAGCAGGTCCCGCAAAGGCAGCATGAGCAAAAGGCGCCCGCCCAAACGCCCACGGCCCCGAAGGAACAGAAGACGACTTACCACTGCCCAATGCATCCGGAATACACCTCCGATAAGCCGGGCAACAGTCCGATCTGCGGCATGAACTTGGTCCCGGTGAAGACCGAGGAGCCGAAAGCGACGCCGCACTCGGTGGGAACCCTGCACATCCCTGAGGAAACGCTCCGAGCAGTGGGTGTGACCTTCGGCGTAGCAGAACGACGGAGGCTGCACAAACAGATCCGCGCGGTGGCTCGCATCACCTACGATGAAACGCGGCTGAAAGAGATCAGCACCAAGTTCTCCGGGTGGGTGGAGTCGCTGTACGCGGACTTCACCGGGAAGGTGGTCCGCGCAGGAGAGCCGCTTTTTTTCCATCTATAG
- a CDS encoding aminotransferase class V-fold PLP-dependent enzyme, which translates to MIVLTDMDTRRSFLRKLAAGGLAASLAFPLRKALSSWSLDASALSRPDGGSPEDEDYWRLVREHFPLTTERTYFNNGGLGPSPRIVLETYREACLRLEKICETGHEEVGAVRAKAASFLGCEPTEIAFTRNTTEGMNIIAWGLPLRKGDEVVTSTHEHPGGAIPWLAVAKEKGVVVRLFEPAKTKDENLRIIERSVTRKTRVLSLSHITCTTGLLFPVKEVSALCRQRGIWLVLDGAHPPGMIPVDLHGCGCDFYATSGHKWLLGPKGTGLLYIRKEMSDVWRPTYVGAYSDAKYDLDTLTLEYRREAEVTEYGTRNTPLILALGAAFDFLGAIGMPRVAARGRFLAELLKKELAATPTVEILTPMEQDSAASIVTFRPTEMKTSALLDALNREGFRVRSVGEHRLDAVRVSVHVYTSVAEVEHFCHTVRRITSGA; encoded by the coding sequence ATGATTGTGCTGACGGACATGGATACGCGGCGCTCTTTCCTGCGCAAGCTGGCAGCTGGCGGCTTGGCAGCGTCCCTGGCCTTCCCACTGCGCAAGGCTCTCTCCTCGTGGAGCCTGGATGCCAGTGCCTTGAGCCGTCCCGATGGCGGCTCCCCTGAGGACGAGGATTACTGGCGACTGGTGCGGGAGCACTTTCCCTTGACCACTGAGCGCACCTATTTCAACAACGGCGGGCTTGGTCCTTCACCCCGCATAGTCCTTGAGACCTACCGGGAAGCTTGTTTGCGTCTTGAGAAGATTTGTGAGACCGGCCACGAAGAGGTCGGTGCGGTGCGGGCCAAAGCCGCTTCCTTCTTAGGGTGCGAACCCACCGAGATCGCCTTTACGCGAAATACCACCGAGGGGATGAACATCATCGCCTGGGGGCTTCCCCTGCGCAAAGGGGACGAGGTGGTAACCAGCACCCACGAGCACCCGGGTGGCGCCATCCCCTGGCTGGCAGTGGCCAAGGAGAAGGGCGTAGTCGTGCGGCTCTTCGAGCCTGCGAAGACCAAGGACGAGAACCTCCGCATCATCGAGCGGAGTGTGACGCGCAAGACCAGGGTGCTGTCCCTGAGCCACATCACCTGCACGACTGGGCTCCTCTTCCCGGTGAAGGAAGTCTCAGCACTGTGTCGCCAACGCGGCATATGGCTGGTATTGGACGGAGCTCATCCGCCGGGCATGATTCCGGTGGACCTGCACGGCTGCGGCTGCGACTTTTACGCAACGTCTGGGCACAAATGGCTCCTGGGCCCCAAAGGGACAGGTCTGCTGTACATCCGCAAAGAGATGTCTGACGTGTGGCGGCCCACCTACGTGGGTGCCTATTCCGACGCCAAGTACGATTTGGACACCCTCACCCTCGAATACCGGCGCGAAGCCGAGGTGACCGAATACGGCACGCGCAACACGCCGCTCATCCTGGCGCTTGGCGCAGCCTTCGATTTCCTCGGCGCCATAGGCATGCCTCGCGTGGCAGCGCGCGGGCGCTTTTTGGCGGAGCTTCTGAAGAAAGAGTTAGCGGCCACGCCGACTGTGGAGATCCTCACGCCGATGGAACAAGATTCGGCGGCCTCCATCGTCACCTTTCGTCCGACGGAGATGAAGACCAGCGCCCTCCTCGATGCCCTCAACAGAGAGGGGTTCAGGGTTCGCTCGGTGGGCGAGCACCGTTTGGACGCCGTCCGGGTCTCGGTGCACGTCTACACCAGTGTCGCGGAGGTAGAGCACTTCTGCCACACCGTGCGCCGCATTACCTCAGGTGCTTGA
- a CDS encoding HAD family hydrolase yields the protein MPINAVLFDVGNTLVYEHEDWRTLEREGVERLMLTLRGHGMTVDEARLPDVLLRIREENFVRAREKGKEITAAESISAALQEVGVKEISKDLVSLCVEAHFHPEEERSRLLPGVEEGLRALFHRGFQLAVVSNATSALVVRRILEMHGILHWFRACIVSAEVGYRKPRREIFELALNAVGSAARNAVFVGDRPDIDIQGAHSAGLRTIMLKAVRQEGPALDTTHATWVATTFPEVVDILTRTQEKQGERAR from the coding sequence ATGCCTATCAACGCCGTCCTTTTCGACGTGGGGAACACTCTGGTGTACGAGCACGAAGACTGGCGCACGCTGGAGCGCGAGGGGGTCGAAAGGCTCATGTTGACCCTCCGTGGCCACGGCATGACTGTGGACGAGGCGCGCCTGCCGGACGTCTTGCTGCGCATCCGCGAGGAGAACTTTGTCCGGGCACGGGAGAAGGGCAAGGAGATCACCGCTGCCGAAAGCATCAGTGCCGCACTCCAGGAGGTCGGGGTAAAGGAGATCTCCAAGGACCTGGTGAGCCTCTGCGTGGAGGCCCATTTTCATCCAGAGGAGGAGCGCAGTCGGCTCCTCCCGGGTGTTGAAGAAGGACTGCGCGCCCTGTTCCACCGCGGTTTTCAGCTGGCAGTGGTCTCCAATGCCACCTCGGCGTTGGTGGTGCGAAGGATTCTCGAGATGCACGGCATTCTGCACTGGTTCAGGGCGTGCATCGTCTCCGCAGAGGTGGGCTACCGCAAGCCGCGCCGGGAGATCTTCGAACTTGCCTTGAACGCCGTGGGCTCTGCGGCGCGCAATGCCGTGTTTGTGGGCGACCGACCAGATATCGACATCCAAGGTGCGCACAGTGCGGGACTGCGGACCATAATGCTCAAGGCCGTAAGGCAGGAAGGCCCCGCATTGGATACTACTCATGCAACCTGGGTTGCCACCACCTTTCCCGAAGTGGTGGACATTTTGACCAGGACGCAGGAGAAACAGGGAGAACGCGCTCGATGA